In one window of Falco cherrug isolate bFalChe1 chromosome 10, bFalChe1.pri, whole genome shotgun sequence DNA:
- the ADNP gene encoding activity-dependent neuroprotector homeobox protein isoform X4, protein MRRGKMSEDFKQFEPNDFYLKNTTWEDVGLWDPSLTKNQDYRTKPFCCSACPFSSKFFSAYKSHFRNVHSEDFENRILLNCPYCTFNADKKTLETHIKIFHAPNANTPSGGISTFKDKNKHDSLKPKQADSVEQAVYYCKKCTYRDPLYEIVRKHIYREHFQHVAAPYVAKGGEKSLNGAVPLSSSTREEGSIHCKRCLFMPKSYEALVQHVIEDHERIGYQVTAMIGHTNVVVPRSKPLMLIAPKPQDKKPMGLPQRMGPLSPGSVRSLSSQQMMNRLTIPKPTLNSAGVNMMSNVHLQQNNYGVKSVPPSYVGQPGGRLNLSGNAPVSIPQQSQTMKQFSASGNGRPYTLGGEQRSQASARYSLQSANSSSLSSAQLKQTSLSQSQAASRVLGQSGSKSPVAATGPSAVNTSSTQKWKICTICNELFPENVYSVHFEKEHKAEKVPAVANYIMKIHNFTSKCLYCNRYLPTDTLLNHMLIHGLSCPYCRSTFNDVEKMAAHMRMVHVDEEMGPKTDSTLTFDLTLQQGSHTNIHLLVTTYNLRDAPAESVAYHAQNTPPVPPKPQPKIQEKSDVPVKSSPQAAVPYKKDVGKTLCPLCFSILKGPISDALAHHLRERHQVIQTVHPVEKKLTYKCIHCLGVYTSNMTASTITLHLVHCRGVGKTQNGQDKGTSSSRLSQSPAVAPVKRTYEHMEFSLMKKRKMDDDDSPSAFEEKPEEPVVLALDPKGHEDDSYEARKTFLTKYFNKQPYPTRREIEKLAASLWLWKSDIASHFSNKRKKCVRDCEKYKPGVLLGFNMKELNKVKHEMDFDAEWLFENHDEKNSRVNVSKTVDKKISLEKDNESSSDSYENIEEEYNESGSPFGQHISDMGGKTSSDSIVENPEDSISKEIIEESTLQSPEKSDQKQEESAKYEEIISAEEPAKLVGDVSDSEGDQDDQDDAVEWKDGASQSESGPGSQQVSDFEDNTSEVKPEVWTDESSQSEDAGSSKPTVETKEGGSESDEEQSKWKNRSYGKVEEFWSKDQSQWKNASEIEESLSNQQMEWQNSTIDSEDGDQFDSVTDGVAEPMHSSLTGVELSSQQA, encoded by the exons ATGAGAAGAGGGAAAATGAGCGAG GATTTTAAGCAGTTTGAACCTAAtgacttttatttgaaaaacactACATGGGAAGATGTAGGATTGTGGGACCCATCGCTTACAAAAAATCAG gaCTATCGGACAAAGCCCTTTTGCTGCAGTGCGTGTCCATTTTCCTCAAAGTTCTTTTCAGCCTACAAAAGCCACTTCCGGAATGTTCACAGTGAAGACTTTGAAAATAGGATTCTCCTTAATTGTCCTTACTGTACTTTCAATGCGGACAAAAAGACTTTGGAAAcgcacattaaaatatttcatgctCCAAACGCCAATACACCGAGTGGAGGCATCAGcacttttaaagataaaaacaaacatgatAGCCTTAAACCTAAGCAGGCTGACAGTGTAGAACAAGCTGTTTATTACTGTAAGAAGTGCACTTACCGCGATCCTCTGTATGAAATAGTTAGAAAGCACATTTACAGGGAACATTTTCAGCATGTTGCTGCTCCTTACGTAGCAAAGGGAGGTGAAAAGTCACTCAATGGTGCAGTTCCGTTAAGTTCCAGTACCCGAGAGGAGGGTAGTATTCACTGCAAAAGATGCCTTTTTATGCCGAAATCATACGAAGCTTTAGTACAGCATGTTATCGAAGACCATGAACGTATAGGATATCAGGTAACAGCAATGATAGGTCACACTAATGTAGTGGTTCCAAGATCTAAACCTTTGATGCTAATAGCTCCAAAACCACAGGATAAAAAGCCTATGGGACTCCCTCAGAGGATGGGTCCCCTTTCCCCTGGAAGTGTTCGATCTCTTTCGTCCCAGCAGATGATGAACAGACTCACTATACCAAAGCCTACATTAAATTCCGCAGGAGTGAATATGATGTCAAATGTTCACCTACAACAGAACAATTACGGAGTCAAATCAGTACCGCCAAGTTACGTCGGTCAGCCAGGGGGAAGGCTAAACTTAAGTGGTAACGCACCAGTTTCTATTCCACAACAATCGCAGACAATGAAACAGTTTTCAGCAAGTGGAAATGGAAGGCCTTATACTCTTGGAGGGGAGCAGCGATCACAGGCCTCAGCCAGATACTCTCTTCAGTCTGCCAATTCATCTTCTCTTTCGTCAGCTCAGTTGAAACAGACGTCATTATCACAGTCACAGGCAGCTTCGAGAGTATTAGGTCAGTCTGGCTCCAAATCTCCTGTAGCTGCTACAGGTCCTTCCGCTGTCAATACATCATCCACACAGAAGTGGAAAATCTGTACAATCTGTAATGAGCTGTTTCCTGAAAATGTGTATAGTGTCCACTTTGAAAAGGAGCACAAGGCTGAAAAGGTGCCTGCAGTAGCTAACTatataatgaaaatacacaATTTCACTAGCAAGTGTCTATACTGTAATCGCTATTTACCCACTGATACATTGCTTAATCATATGTTAATACATGGTCTGTCTTGTCCGTATTGCCGTTCAACCTTCAATGATGTGGAAAAGATGGCTGCTCATATGCGAATGGTTCACGTTGATGAAGAAATGGGACCTAAAACCGATTCCACTCTAACGTTTGATTTGACGTTGCAGCAGGGTAGTCACACGAACATACATCTTCTCGTAACAACCTACAACCTGAGAGATGCTCCTGCTGAATCTGTAGCTTACCATGCTCAGAATACCCCCCCGGTTCCTCCAAAACCACAGCCGAAAATCCAGGAGAAGTCTGACGTACCTGTAAAAAGTTCTCCACAAGCAGCAGTTCCCTACAAAAAAGATGTGGGGAAAACTCTCTGTCCTCTGTGCTTTTCAATCCTAAAAGGACCCATCTCTGATGCACTTGCACATCATCTACGGGAGAGGCATCAAGTAATTCAGACGGTTCATCCAGTCGAGAAAAAGCTAACCTACAAATGCATCCATTGCCTTGGTGTATATACTAGTAACATGACTGCCTCAACTATCACACTGCACCTTGTTCACTGCAGAGGTGTTGGGAAGACACAGAATGGCCAGGACAAAGGTACGTCGTCATCTCGGCTAAGCCAGTCTCCAGCTGTCGCGCCTGTGAAACGTACTTACGAACACATGGAATTCTCGCtaatgaagaagaggaaaatggatGACGATGACTCCCCCTCTGCCTTTGAGGAAAAGCCCGAAGAACCTGTAGTTCTAGCATTAGACCCCAAGGGTCATGAAGACGATTCCTATGAAGccaggaaaacatttcttacaaaatattttaataagcaACCATATCCCACTAGGAGAGAGATCGAAAAGCTGGCTGCCAGTTTGTGGCTATGGAAATCTGATATTGCGTCTCATTTCagtaacaaaaggaagaaatgtgttAGAGATTGTGAAAAATACAAACCTGGTGTGCTGCTTGGTTTCAATATGAAAGAGTTAAACAAAGTCAAACATGAAATGGATTTTGATGCTGAATGGCTGTTTGAAAACCACGACGAAAAGAATTCCAGAGTCAATGTTAGTAAGACTGttgataaaaaaataagcttGGAAAAAGACAATGAAAGTTCCTCAGACAGCTATGAAAATATAGAAGAGGAGTACAATGAAAGTGGCAGTCCGTTTGGTCAGCACATTTCTGACATGGGTGGGAAAACCTCTTCTGATAGCATAGTGGAGAACCCGGAGGACAGCATATCCAAGGAAATCATTGAAGAAAGTACACTGCAGTCTCCAGAGAAGTCTGATCAAAAACAAGAGGAAAGTGCTAAGTACGAAGAGattatttctgctgaagaacCAGCAAAACTGGTAGGTGATGTTTCAGATAGCGAAGGTGACCAGGATGATCAAGATGATGCTGTTGAATGGAAAGATGGAGCCTCACAGTCTGAAAGTGGGCCTGGTTCTCAGCAGGTTTCTGATTTTGAAGACAATACGTCAGAAGTAAAGCCAGAAGTGTGGACAGATGAATCCTCCCAAAGTGAAGATGCCGGCAGCAGTAAACCGACAGTTGAGACAAAAGAGGGTGGATCTGAAAGTGATGAAGAGCAGTCGAAGTGGAAGAATCGTTCCTATGGAAAAGTAGAAGAGTTTTGGTCTAAGGACCAGTCACAATGGAAAAATGCATCAGAGATTGAGGAGAGCTTGTCGAATCAGCAGATGGAATGGCAGAATAGCACAATTGACAGTGAGGATGGAGATCAGTTTGACAGCGTGACTGATGGAGTAGCAGAACCAATGCATAGCAGCTTAACTGGTGTAGAGCTGAGCAGCCAGCAAGCGTGA
- the ADNP gene encoding activity-dependent neuroprotector homeobox protein isoform X3 — protein sequence MSLRRPSTINFGETMFQLPVNNLGSLRKARKTVKKILSDIGLEYCKEHIEDFKQFEPNDFYLKNTTWEDVGLWDPSLTKNQDYRTKPFCCSACPFSSKFFSAYKSHFRNVHSEDFENRILLNCPYCTFNADKKTLETHIKIFHAPNANTPSGGISTFKDKNKHDSLKPKQADSVEQAVYYCKKCTYRDPLYEIVRKHIYREHFQHVAAPYVAKGGEKSLNGAVPLSSSTREEGSIHCKRCLFMPKSYEALVQHVIEDHERIGYQVTAMIGHTNVVVPRSKPLMLIAPKPQDKKPMGLPQRMGPLSPGSVRSLSSQQMMNRLTIPKPTLNSAGVNMMSNVHLQQNNYGVKSVPPSYVGQPGGRLNLSGNAPVSIPQQSQTMKQFSASGNGRPYTLGGEQRSQASARYSLQSANSSSLSSAQLKQTSLSQSQAASRVLGQSGSKSPVAATGPSAVNTSSTQKWKICTICNELFPENVYSVHFEKEHKAEKVPAVANYIMKIHNFTSKCLYCNRYLPTDTLLNHMLIHGLSCPYCRSTFNDVEKMAAHMRMVHVDEEMGPKTDSTLTFDLTLQQGSHTNIHLLVTTYNLRDAPAESVAYHAQNTPPVPPKPQPKIQEKSDVPVKSSPQAAVPYKKDVGKTLCPLCFSILKGPISDALAHHLRERHQVIQTVHPVEKKLTYKCIHCLGVYTSNMTASTITLHLVHCRGVGKTQNGQDKGTSSSRLSQSPAVAPVKRTYEHMEFSLMKKRKMDDDDSPSAFEEKPEEPVVLALDPKGHEDDSYEARKTFLTKYFNKQPYPTRREIEKLAASLWLWKSDIASHFSNKRKKCVRDCEKYKPGVLLGFNMKELNKVKHEMDFDAEWLFENHDEKNSRVNVSKTVDKKISLEKDNESSSDSYENIEEEYNESGSPFGQHISDMGGKTSSDSIVENPEDSISKEIIEESTLQSPEKSDQKQEESAKYEEIISAEEPAKLVGDVSDSEGDQDDQDDAVEWKDGASQSESGPGSQQVSDFEDNTSEVKPEVWTDESSQSEDAGSSKPTVETKEGGSESDEEQSKWKNRSYGKVEEFWSKDQSQWKNASEIEESLSNQQMEWQNSTIDSEDGDQFDSVTDGVAEPMHSSLTGVELSSQQA from the exons ATGAGTCTGAGACGCCCAAGCACCATTAATTTTGGAG AAACTATGTTCCAACTTCCTGTCAACAACCTTGGCAGTTTAAGAAAGGCCCggaaaactgtgaaaaaaatacttagtgACATTGGTTTGGAATACTGTAAAGAACATATAGAA GATTTTAAGCAGTTTGAACCTAAtgacttttatttgaaaaacactACATGGGAAGATGTAGGATTGTGGGACCCATCGCTTACAAAAAATCAG gaCTATCGGACAAAGCCCTTTTGCTGCAGTGCGTGTCCATTTTCCTCAAAGTTCTTTTCAGCCTACAAAAGCCACTTCCGGAATGTTCACAGTGAAGACTTTGAAAATAGGATTCTCCTTAATTGTCCTTACTGTACTTTCAATGCGGACAAAAAGACTTTGGAAAcgcacattaaaatatttcatgctCCAAACGCCAATACACCGAGTGGAGGCATCAGcacttttaaagataaaaacaaacatgatAGCCTTAAACCTAAGCAGGCTGACAGTGTAGAACAAGCTGTTTATTACTGTAAGAAGTGCACTTACCGCGATCCTCTGTATGAAATAGTTAGAAAGCACATTTACAGGGAACATTTTCAGCATGTTGCTGCTCCTTACGTAGCAAAGGGAGGTGAAAAGTCACTCAATGGTGCAGTTCCGTTAAGTTCCAGTACCCGAGAGGAGGGTAGTATTCACTGCAAAAGATGCCTTTTTATGCCGAAATCATACGAAGCTTTAGTACAGCATGTTATCGAAGACCATGAACGTATAGGATATCAGGTAACAGCAATGATAGGTCACACTAATGTAGTGGTTCCAAGATCTAAACCTTTGATGCTAATAGCTCCAAAACCACAGGATAAAAAGCCTATGGGACTCCCTCAGAGGATGGGTCCCCTTTCCCCTGGAAGTGTTCGATCTCTTTCGTCCCAGCAGATGATGAACAGACTCACTATACCAAAGCCTACATTAAATTCCGCAGGAGTGAATATGATGTCAAATGTTCACCTACAACAGAACAATTACGGAGTCAAATCAGTACCGCCAAGTTACGTCGGTCAGCCAGGGGGAAGGCTAAACTTAAGTGGTAACGCACCAGTTTCTATTCCACAACAATCGCAGACAATGAAACAGTTTTCAGCAAGTGGAAATGGAAGGCCTTATACTCTTGGAGGGGAGCAGCGATCACAGGCCTCAGCCAGATACTCTCTTCAGTCTGCCAATTCATCTTCTCTTTCGTCAGCTCAGTTGAAACAGACGTCATTATCACAGTCACAGGCAGCTTCGAGAGTATTAGGTCAGTCTGGCTCCAAATCTCCTGTAGCTGCTACAGGTCCTTCCGCTGTCAATACATCATCCACACAGAAGTGGAAAATCTGTACAATCTGTAATGAGCTGTTTCCTGAAAATGTGTATAGTGTCCACTTTGAAAAGGAGCACAAGGCTGAAAAGGTGCCTGCAGTAGCTAACTatataatgaaaatacacaATTTCACTAGCAAGTGTCTATACTGTAATCGCTATTTACCCACTGATACATTGCTTAATCATATGTTAATACATGGTCTGTCTTGTCCGTATTGCCGTTCAACCTTCAATGATGTGGAAAAGATGGCTGCTCATATGCGAATGGTTCACGTTGATGAAGAAATGGGACCTAAAACCGATTCCACTCTAACGTTTGATTTGACGTTGCAGCAGGGTAGTCACACGAACATACATCTTCTCGTAACAACCTACAACCTGAGAGATGCTCCTGCTGAATCTGTAGCTTACCATGCTCAGAATACCCCCCCGGTTCCTCCAAAACCACAGCCGAAAATCCAGGAGAAGTCTGACGTACCTGTAAAAAGTTCTCCACAAGCAGCAGTTCCCTACAAAAAAGATGTGGGGAAAACTCTCTGTCCTCTGTGCTTTTCAATCCTAAAAGGACCCATCTCTGATGCACTTGCACATCATCTACGGGAGAGGCATCAAGTAATTCAGACGGTTCATCCAGTCGAGAAAAAGCTAACCTACAAATGCATCCATTGCCTTGGTGTATATACTAGTAACATGACTGCCTCAACTATCACACTGCACCTTGTTCACTGCAGAGGTGTTGGGAAGACACAGAATGGCCAGGACAAAGGTACGTCGTCATCTCGGCTAAGCCAGTCTCCAGCTGTCGCGCCTGTGAAACGTACTTACGAACACATGGAATTCTCGCtaatgaagaagaggaaaatggatGACGATGACTCCCCCTCTGCCTTTGAGGAAAAGCCCGAAGAACCTGTAGTTCTAGCATTAGACCCCAAGGGTCATGAAGACGATTCCTATGAAGccaggaaaacatttcttacaaaatattttaataagcaACCATATCCCACTAGGAGAGAGATCGAAAAGCTGGCTGCCAGTTTGTGGCTATGGAAATCTGATATTGCGTCTCATTTCagtaacaaaaggaagaaatgtgttAGAGATTGTGAAAAATACAAACCTGGTGTGCTGCTTGGTTTCAATATGAAAGAGTTAAACAAAGTCAAACATGAAATGGATTTTGATGCTGAATGGCTGTTTGAAAACCACGACGAAAAGAATTCCAGAGTCAATGTTAGTAAGACTGttgataaaaaaataagcttGGAAAAAGACAATGAAAGTTCCTCAGACAGCTATGAAAATATAGAAGAGGAGTACAATGAAAGTGGCAGTCCGTTTGGTCAGCACATTTCTGACATGGGTGGGAAAACCTCTTCTGATAGCATAGTGGAGAACCCGGAGGACAGCATATCCAAGGAAATCATTGAAGAAAGTACACTGCAGTCTCCAGAGAAGTCTGATCAAAAACAAGAGGAAAGTGCTAAGTACGAAGAGattatttctgctgaagaacCAGCAAAACTGGTAGGTGATGTTTCAGATAGCGAAGGTGACCAGGATGATCAAGATGATGCTGTTGAATGGAAAGATGGAGCCTCACAGTCTGAAAGTGGGCCTGGTTCTCAGCAGGTTTCTGATTTTGAAGACAATACGTCAGAAGTAAAGCCAGAAGTGTGGACAGATGAATCCTCCCAAAGTGAAGATGCCGGCAGCAGTAAACCGACAGTTGAGACAAAAGAGGGTGGATCTGAAAGTGATGAAGAGCAGTCGAAGTGGAAGAATCGTTCCTATGGAAAAGTAGAAGAGTTTTGGTCTAAGGACCAGTCACAATGGAAAAATGCATCAGAGATTGAGGAGAGCTTGTCGAATCAGCAGATGGAATGGCAGAATAGCACAATTGACAGTGAGGATGGAGATCAGTTTGACAGCGTGACTGATGGAGTAGCAGAACCAATGCATAGCAGCTTAACTGGTGTAGAGCTGAGCAGCCAGCAAGCGTGA
- the ADNP gene encoding activity-dependent neuroprotector homeobox protein isoform X1: MEYCMLGTSAFHKVQQQLMMPRKAFLSQKEKQARARERDMLKKRRRRQDYLKRSVEPQKNAETIKWHRDDEKRRENEQVKDKDIKKRWRQDERERRKNVDAMNWRREDEKRENERETMFQLPVNNLGSLRKARKTVKKILSDIGLEYCKEHIEDFKQFEPNDFYLKNTTWEDVGLWDPSLTKNQDYRTKPFCCSACPFSSKFFSAYKSHFRNVHSEDFENRILLNCPYCTFNADKKTLETHIKIFHAPNANTPSGGISTFKDKNKHDSLKPKQADSVEQAVYYCKKCTYRDPLYEIVRKHIYREHFQHVAAPYVAKGGEKSLNGAVPLSSSTREEGSIHCKRCLFMPKSYEALVQHVIEDHERIGYQVTAMIGHTNVVVPRSKPLMLIAPKPQDKKPMGLPQRMGPLSPGSVRSLSSQQMMNRLTIPKPTLNSAGVNMMSNVHLQQNNYGVKSVPPSYVGQPGGRLNLSGNAPVSIPQQSQTMKQFSASGNGRPYTLGGEQRSQASARYSLQSANSSSLSSAQLKQTSLSQSQAASRVLGQSGSKSPVAATGPSAVNTSSTQKWKICTICNELFPENVYSVHFEKEHKAEKVPAVANYIMKIHNFTSKCLYCNRYLPTDTLLNHMLIHGLSCPYCRSTFNDVEKMAAHMRMVHVDEEMGPKTDSTLTFDLTLQQGSHTNIHLLVTTYNLRDAPAESVAYHAQNTPPVPPKPQPKIQEKSDVPVKSSPQAAVPYKKDVGKTLCPLCFSILKGPISDALAHHLRERHQVIQTVHPVEKKLTYKCIHCLGVYTSNMTASTITLHLVHCRGVGKTQNGQDKGTSSSRLSQSPAVAPVKRTYEHMEFSLMKKRKMDDDDSPSAFEEKPEEPVVLALDPKGHEDDSYEARKTFLTKYFNKQPYPTRREIEKLAASLWLWKSDIASHFSNKRKKCVRDCEKYKPGVLLGFNMKELNKVKHEMDFDAEWLFENHDEKNSRVNVSKTVDKKISLEKDNESSSDSYENIEEEYNESGSPFGQHISDMGGKTSSDSIVENPEDSISKEIIEESTLQSPEKSDQKQEESAKYEEIISAEEPAKLVGDVSDSEGDQDDQDDAVEWKDGASQSESGPGSQQVSDFEDNTSEVKPEVWTDESSQSEDAGSSKPTVETKEGGSESDEEQSKWKNRSYGKVEEFWSKDQSQWKNASEIEESLSNQQMEWQNSTIDSEDGDQFDSVTDGVAEPMHSSLTGVELSSQQA, translated from the exons aTGGAGTATTGCATGCTGGGAACAAGTGCTTTCCATAAG GTACAGCAGCAGCTCATGATGCCCCgtaaagcttttctttcccagaaagaaaagcaggctcGTGCCAGGGAAAGGGATATGttaaaaaagaggaggaggcgACAAGACTATCTCAAAAGAAGCGTGGAGCcgcagaaaaatgcagaaacaatAAAATGGCACAGGGATGatgagaagaggagagaaaatgagCAAGTTAAGGACAAAGATATCAAGAAGCGGTGGAGACAGGATGAGAGAGAACGACGAAAGAATGTGGACGCTATGAATTGGCGCAGGGAAGATGAGAAGAGGGAAAATGAGCGAG AAACTATGTTCCAACTTCCTGTCAACAACCTTGGCAGTTTAAGAAAGGCCCggaaaactgtgaaaaaaatacttagtgACATTGGTTTGGAATACTGTAAAGAACATATAGAA GATTTTAAGCAGTTTGAACCTAAtgacttttatttgaaaaacactACATGGGAAGATGTAGGATTGTGGGACCCATCGCTTACAAAAAATCAG gaCTATCGGACAAAGCCCTTTTGCTGCAGTGCGTGTCCATTTTCCTCAAAGTTCTTTTCAGCCTACAAAAGCCACTTCCGGAATGTTCACAGTGAAGACTTTGAAAATAGGATTCTCCTTAATTGTCCTTACTGTACTTTCAATGCGGACAAAAAGACTTTGGAAAcgcacattaaaatatttcatgctCCAAACGCCAATACACCGAGTGGAGGCATCAGcacttttaaagataaaaacaaacatgatAGCCTTAAACCTAAGCAGGCTGACAGTGTAGAACAAGCTGTTTATTACTGTAAGAAGTGCACTTACCGCGATCCTCTGTATGAAATAGTTAGAAAGCACATTTACAGGGAACATTTTCAGCATGTTGCTGCTCCTTACGTAGCAAAGGGAGGTGAAAAGTCACTCAATGGTGCAGTTCCGTTAAGTTCCAGTACCCGAGAGGAGGGTAGTATTCACTGCAAAAGATGCCTTTTTATGCCGAAATCATACGAAGCTTTAGTACAGCATGTTATCGAAGACCATGAACGTATAGGATATCAGGTAACAGCAATGATAGGTCACACTAATGTAGTGGTTCCAAGATCTAAACCTTTGATGCTAATAGCTCCAAAACCACAGGATAAAAAGCCTATGGGACTCCCTCAGAGGATGGGTCCCCTTTCCCCTGGAAGTGTTCGATCTCTTTCGTCCCAGCAGATGATGAACAGACTCACTATACCAAAGCCTACATTAAATTCCGCAGGAGTGAATATGATGTCAAATGTTCACCTACAACAGAACAATTACGGAGTCAAATCAGTACCGCCAAGTTACGTCGGTCAGCCAGGGGGAAGGCTAAACTTAAGTGGTAACGCACCAGTTTCTATTCCACAACAATCGCAGACAATGAAACAGTTTTCAGCAAGTGGAAATGGAAGGCCTTATACTCTTGGAGGGGAGCAGCGATCACAGGCCTCAGCCAGATACTCTCTTCAGTCTGCCAATTCATCTTCTCTTTCGTCAGCTCAGTTGAAACAGACGTCATTATCACAGTCACAGGCAGCTTCGAGAGTATTAGGTCAGTCTGGCTCCAAATCTCCTGTAGCTGCTACAGGTCCTTCCGCTGTCAATACATCATCCACACAGAAGTGGAAAATCTGTACAATCTGTAATGAGCTGTTTCCTGAAAATGTGTATAGTGTCCACTTTGAAAAGGAGCACAAGGCTGAAAAGGTGCCTGCAGTAGCTAACTatataatgaaaatacacaATTTCACTAGCAAGTGTCTATACTGTAATCGCTATTTACCCACTGATACATTGCTTAATCATATGTTAATACATGGTCTGTCTTGTCCGTATTGCCGTTCAACCTTCAATGATGTGGAAAAGATGGCTGCTCATATGCGAATGGTTCACGTTGATGAAGAAATGGGACCTAAAACCGATTCCACTCTAACGTTTGATTTGACGTTGCAGCAGGGTAGTCACACGAACATACATCTTCTCGTAACAACCTACAACCTGAGAGATGCTCCTGCTGAATCTGTAGCTTACCATGCTCAGAATACCCCCCCGGTTCCTCCAAAACCACAGCCGAAAATCCAGGAGAAGTCTGACGTACCTGTAAAAAGTTCTCCACAAGCAGCAGTTCCCTACAAAAAAGATGTGGGGAAAACTCTCTGTCCTCTGTGCTTTTCAATCCTAAAAGGACCCATCTCTGATGCACTTGCACATCATCTACGGGAGAGGCATCAAGTAATTCAGACGGTTCATCCAGTCGAGAAAAAGCTAACCTACAAATGCATCCATTGCCTTGGTGTATATACTAGTAACATGACTGCCTCAACTATCACACTGCACCTTGTTCACTGCAGAGGTGTTGGGAAGACACAGAATGGCCAGGACAAAGGTACGTCGTCATCTCGGCTAAGCCAGTCTCCAGCTGTCGCGCCTGTGAAACGTACTTACGAACACATGGAATTCTCGCtaatgaagaagaggaaaatggatGACGATGACTCCCCCTCTGCCTTTGAGGAAAAGCCCGAAGAACCTGTAGTTCTAGCATTAGACCCCAAGGGTCATGAAGACGATTCCTATGAAGccaggaaaacatttcttacaaaatattttaataagcaACCATATCCCACTAGGAGAGAGATCGAAAAGCTGGCTGCCAGTTTGTGGCTATGGAAATCTGATATTGCGTCTCATTTCagtaacaaaaggaagaaatgtgttAGAGATTGTGAAAAATACAAACCTGGTGTGCTGCTTGGTTTCAATATGAAAGAGTTAAACAAAGTCAAACATGAAATGGATTTTGATGCTGAATGGCTGTTTGAAAACCACGACGAAAAGAATTCCAGAGTCAATGTTAGTAAGACTGttgataaaaaaataagcttGGAAAAAGACAATGAAAGTTCCTCAGACAGCTATGAAAATATAGAAGAGGAGTACAATGAAAGTGGCAGTCCGTTTGGTCAGCACATTTCTGACATGGGTGGGAAAACCTCTTCTGATAGCATAGTGGAGAACCCGGAGGACAGCATATCCAAGGAAATCATTGAAGAAAGTACACTGCAGTCTCCAGAGAAGTCTGATCAAAAACAAGAGGAAAGTGCTAAGTACGAAGAGattatttctgctgaagaacCAGCAAAACTGGTAGGTGATGTTTCAGATAGCGAAGGTGACCAGGATGATCAAGATGATGCTGTTGAATGGAAAGATGGAGCCTCACAGTCTGAAAGTGGGCCTGGTTCTCAGCAGGTTTCTGATTTTGAAGACAATACGTCAGAAGTAAAGCCAGAAGTGTGGACAGATGAATCCTCCCAAAGTGAAGATGCCGGCAGCAGTAAACCGACAGTTGAGACAAAAGAGGGTGGATCTGAAAGTGATGAAGAGCAGTCGAAGTGGAAGAATCGTTCCTATGGAAAAGTAGAAGAGTTTTGGTCTAAGGACCAGTCACAATGGAAAAATGCATCAGAGATTGAGGAGAGCTTGTCGAATCAGCAGATGGAATGGCAGAATAGCACAATTGACAGTGAGGATGGAGATCAGTTTGACAGCGTGACTGATGGAGTAGCAGAACCAATGCATAGCAGCTTAACTGGTGTAGAGCTGAGCAGCCAGCAAGCGTGA